The Metabacillus endolithicus nucleotide sequence AGTTATGTAAATTCTCTAATAAGTCGTTACACAACTTTTTAGTAGTGATATTGCACAATTTTGGACCTTCTTCAACAGATTAAAAACGGTATTCTTGCTATTTTCTTACTTAAATCTCAATTATCCTTTTAATGTGGCAAATAGAAGCTATCTTTTATGCAATCGAACGCTTCATTTCCTTTGATTCTAATTGAATGGTCAATTAATTAGCTAAAAAAATAAGTAGAGGTAGAGTCTTTAATAACTCCACCTCTATATGCTGTGCTGTGTTTATTTAATTGTTCTCATATGAACCCTTTGTTTAAAGGGGTTTTATATTATTAATCATCCAAATCATCAAAATTAAGGTTATCTATATCTACTTCATAATTATTCTTGTTTTCATTTTGATCTTCTTCTTTGGTAGAAGCTACTTCTTCAAGTCCAAATTCAGCAAGGTCAATATTGAAATCATCATCGTCATCTTCATCATTAATTGATTCGATAGAAGCAGATTGGTAAATAACAGCTTTTTGTCGCTCCTGAAATTCTTCGTATTCTTTTACTAATCCTTTAGCAAGTCGGGCAGGGAGACCGTCTGTTTTATAGAATGTGTACACTGTAGCAGAGTGATCATTTTTTTCTTCTAAGTAACCAGTGAAAACAGTTCCACTCAAAGAAAAGGTATTCTTTTCTGTTATCTCAACACGGGCATCATCAATGAATGATGATCCTAAAGATTTTTTTTCATCTAATACTGCTAACAAACCTATATGATGAACTTTTGCTGCTACCATATCACCGTTTTCGAGTATGTTAGTTAATTCTATAGGTTGATGAAAACAGCTTCCTTCCATTGAATCTAATATCATTTCTTTAACATCATGACCATTATTTATGTTAGTTATAGGTTTAGTTAATTTATTGATTACTAATGAACCAGTGTTTTCTAAAATAATTCTTCTGAAATCTTGAGAGTCAAAGGTTACGCTAGTTCCACCACCGGTAGTCGCTGTATTTAATTCGTGGAATACTTCGCTAAAACGTTTGTTAGCATAATCACGATAATTCTCAACATTTCCACGTTCGTTTTCAGGTAATTTCTTAAACTCATCATAAAAGTGTTGATTATCCGCAAATTTAATAAATGCAATCCCTTTAGTTTTATCTTGACCGATTTTCCAAATCCGTTGAGCAAAGTCATTAACTTGTCTCAACGCATCGGGACCGTCAGCTCGAAGGGGGAGAGTAACAACTACTCCGACTTTAATAAACTTTTCCTCAGCTTTTTTTATTGCAATCTTCATGTATTTTTTGAGGTTTTCCTTAAACTCTTTAGGTTCAATTTCACTTTGTAGTTTAACAAGTTCTTTTTTTATTAAAGGTTTATTGTTAAAATCATAAAATTCTTCTAAAGCCTTAACGATTGTTGAAGTACCTGTACCGCCACCAAGTCCAGCGAAAAATAACACTAGGTCATCTGTAGGTCTTACACGCTCCTGAATAAAACCTTTCAATCGATTTTTCACGTCTTCATTTTCTTCTAAAATTGAGATAGCCTTTTGAGGGTTTTTTCCTAGACCACCTAAGTTTAGTGATACACGATTTGATTCTGTTATGTATTTCAGACCTTTTAAATCACCATCATTACTATTTAAAGCTAAGCAGTTATATACACTGTTCCCATTTTCGTTTTTTATTGAAGCGAATTCGTCAGCTATTCTAGAGCCGGCTTGTCCAAAACCTACTACCGTCATGTTTATAGCAGGGGTATTTTTTGTGAATGTTTTAGCCATTGCTTATTTCAACTCCCTTTTTGTATTTATTTCTTTTAACTATCGCTTCTGTAATTTGCCAGCCACGACTTGTCATGAAGAGAAATTTATAAGGTTTTACCTCTTCATAGTAGAGTAGTGACATATCTAAGAGCTTATCTACAATTCTCTCTGCTGCTTTCCGATCTATATTTGTGGTAACTGGTTTATATATAAAAGATTTTCCTTTCGTTACTCTTTCTTTTCTCTCCACTTGTACGTTTGACACTATATCATTGACTGTAACTCCATGAATTCTATCAACTGAGTCTTTCTGAGATTTAAGTGTACGGCCTATGTGGATGAAGACTTTTCTGCTCACGGCATCACTTTCGATAATATCCGTAAACATTTCTATTAAATCAATGGGGAATATCGCATTTTGATGCTTTCTATATAGATCCTGGTTCATGCAATCAAGTCACCTCCTGTATATTAATAGTTTACTATATATTACCTTAATGTAGTGTCTGTATCAAGACTGTATAATAAGATACTATTTAAGTGCGGGGGAATGTCATTACCTCTTAACCGTTGATATATATACGTTTGTTTATGGTGTCTATAATAAGAGGTTATTTTATTTATTTGTTTTAGTATCTATTTATATTATCGTGATTTGATGTATTTGAAAGATGAAAACTCTAGTTTTTAGTTTATTTTTAGTAAAAATGTATTGAGATTCATCTGAAAATCACGTTTTAAATTATATAGTGTCTGTATGTGGATACTATAAAAAAACCTTTTTAAAACAGTACTTATGTCTATTGGAATGGAATTTAACATTATCAAAGTGTCTTATAATAG carries:
- a CDS encoding cell division protein FtsZ; translation: MAKTFTKNTPAINMTVVGFGQAGSRIADEFASIKNENGNSVYNCLALNSNDGDLKGLKYITESNRVSLNLGGLGKNPQKAISILEENEDVKNRLKGFIQERVRPTDDLVLFFAGLGGGTGTSTIVKALEEFYDFNNKPLIKKELVKLQSEIEPKEFKENLKKYMKIAIKKAEEKFIKVGVVVTLPLRADGPDALRQVNDFAQRIWKIGQDKTKGIAFIKFADNQHFYDEFKKLPENERGNVENYRDYANKRFSEVFHELNTATTGGGTSVTFDSQDFRRIILENTGSLVINKLTKPITNINNGHDVKEMILDSMEGSCFHQPIELTNILENGDMVAAKVHHIGLLAVLDEKKSLGSSFIDDARVEITEKNTFSLSGTVFTGYLEEKNDHSATVYTFYKTDGLPARLAKGLVKEYEEFQERQKAVIYQSASIESINDEDDDDDFNIDLAEFGLEEVASTKEEDQNENKNNYEVDIDNLNFDDLDD